One region of Pieris rapae chromosome Z, ilPieRapa1.1, whole genome shotgun sequence genomic DNA includes:
- the LOC110993391 gene encoding E3 ubiquitin-protein ligase RNF113A — MSDAEVEIPITFKKRNLKNRGGRKRKTSSSEEKNDSDSDEQTVVLPSRRPQKLNPNFQRTGEKKQKVVIEKSDSSEDDKPRTTTLSVVQQRENATATYELDTERDKDAQAIFEKAQKINKELEGQADDKLYRGINNYAQYYKKRDTAAGNASSGFVRKGPIRAPANLRATVRWDYQPDICKDYKETGFCGFGDSCKFLHDRSDYKHGWQLEREDLETKDESDYEIHSDEELPFKCFICRDSFKDPVVTRCKHYFCEKCALQQYKKSQRCFICNAQTGGVFNPAKEIEEKMKNIDDDEDEDDD; from the exons ATGTCGGATGCCGAAGTAGAAATTCCGATAACTTTCAAAAAACGTAATTTGAAAAACAGAGGCGGACGAAAGCGAAAAACTTCTAGCTCAGAAG agaAAAATGATTCTGATTCAGACGAGCAGACTGTGGTGTTGCCTTCGAGAAGACCCCAGAAGTTAAACCCAAATTTTCAACGAACTGGtgagaaaaaacaaaaagttgttATTGAAAAAAGTGATAGCAGCGAGGATGATAAG CCAAGAACAACAACATTGTCAGTAGTACAACAAAGAGAAAATGCCACAGCAACATATGAACTTGATACAGAGAGAGATAAAGATGCTCAAGCGATATTTGAAAAGGCACAAAAGATAAATAAGGAATTAGAAGGACAGGCCGATGATAAG CTATACCgtggtataaataattatgccCAATACTACAAAAAGCGAGATACAGCAGCAGGGAATGCTAGTTCAGGTTTTGTGAGGAAAGGTCCCATACGAGCACCTGCTAACTTGAGAGCTACAGTTAG atggGACTATCAACCTGATATATGTAAAGATTATAAGGAGACAGGATTTTGTGGTTTTGGAG ATTCCTGTAAGTTCCTCCACGATAGATCTGATTATAAACACGGCTGGCAACTGGAGAGAGAGGACCTGGAGACGAAAGACGAGTCGGACTATGAGATACACAGTGATGAAGAGCTGCCGTTTAAGTGTTTCATATGTAGGGACAGCTTTAAGGACCCAGTTGTTACCAG gtgtaaacattatttttgcgAAAAGTGCGCGTTGCAACAATACAAGAAGTCCCAAAGGTGTTTTATATGTAACGCCCAAACCGGTGGAGTTTTTAATCCAGCGAAAGAGATAGAAGAGAAAATGAAGAATATTGACGATGATGAAGATGAAGATGATGATTGA